A stretch of Gorilla gorilla gorilla isolate KB3781 chromosome 9, NHGRI_mGorGor1-v2.1_pri, whole genome shotgun sequence DNA encodes these proteins:
- the MISFA gene encoding mitochondrial sheath formation-associated protein isoform X1 produces MEFARGLLETVFDLWISGQVDQWLLPPTLKWQERWPVQESKTQLRRRALGTMWKGYKYPPGGTPVEVSKDDPGEVMQL; encoded by the exons atggaatttgcaaggggtCTGCTGGAGACCGTATTTGACTTGTGGATTTCAGGCCAAGTGGATCAGTGGTTATTG ccTCCAACTCTGAAGTGGCAGGAGAGGTGGCCTGTTCAGGAGAGCAAGACACAACTGAGGAGGCGGGCTTTAG GAACCATGTGGAAGGGATATAAATATCCCCCAGGAGGG aCCCCAGTGGAAGTAAGCAAGGATGATCCTGGTGAAGTAATGCAGCTGTGA
- the MISFA gene encoding mitochondrial sheath formation-associated protein isoform X2 translates to MIVLGWMFFVGLACYMGTFPELMPPTLKWQERWPVQESKTQLRRRALGTMWKGYKYPPGGTPVEVSKDDPGEVMQL, encoded by the exons ATGATTGTGCTTGGCTGGATGTTTTTTGTTGGACTTGCGTGTTACATGGGCACGTTTCCAGAGTTGATG ccTCCAACTCTGAAGTGGCAGGAGAGGTGGCCTGTTCAGGAGAGCAAGACACAACTGAGGAGGCGGGCTTTAG GAACCATGTGGAAGGGATATAAATATCCCCCAGGAGGG aCCCCAGTGGAAGTAAGCAAGGATGATCCTGGTGAAGTAATGCAGCTGTGA
- the MISFA gene encoding mitochondrial sheath formation-associated protein isoform X3, which yields MIVLGWMFFVGLACYMGTFPELMPPTLKWQERWPVQESKTQLRRRALGEDLLQNHVEGI from the exons ATGATTGTGCTTGGCTGGATGTTTTTTGTTGGACTTGCGTGTTACATGGGCACGTTTCCAGAGTTGATG ccTCCAACTCTGAAGTGGCAGGAGAGGTGGCCTGTTCAGGAGAGCAAGACACAACTGAGGAGGCGGGCTTTAGGTGAAGATCTGCTGCA GAACCATGTGGAAGGGATATAA